TGCCTGTCAAGCATCCATGAAGTCACTATACGGGCTTCCCGAGTCTTCCACCAGTAGTGGACTGACTGGTTCAACGGTCTTGACCGGCTGCTTCGTGGGAATGGGGAGGCGATCATCGGCGACGAGTAGAGGAATGATAAAAGGGTCAAGGGATCTCGCCTCGTATCTTCATATCTATAGTCTCTTCACTCTCACTTCGACCGTAACAAGGACTTCAAGCCAATACATTCGTTCTTAAAAACTCATTGCAATTCTCGAGATGCGTTCCACTCTTTCAACAGGCTTGACGGGCCTTGCCGCCTTGGCATCTGTTGTCTCCGCGTTCCCATTCAAGCTGGCAGAAACTGCAAACTGCGCAGCTGTAAGCGGTACATTCGAAATCGAGAACTATAAGCTTTATCCCGAGAATTTGGATTGGGACCCCATTCACTGCAAGCTCTATATAAGGTATGGTTGCATTGCAACTCTCCGACGTCCGGTCTCGTCACATTTCGTATTCTAATCTGGTCGCTCAAACTTTAGTGCCAACTTCAACTCTACAGTCCTTGTCTACGACCCGTACAAGGCAACCTACGACATCCTCTCTTTCGACGGCATCACCGGCGTAGACCCTTACCACGTATCCGGCATTGACTATGACGCAACAACCCAGTCCATCCTTATTTCCGCCAACAGCGGAGAACCCTTTGTGACTTCCGGCTCGAACATGACCGGCGGCAACAAGGTCATCCGCTGGGATACCAACACAAACTCCGCCGCATACACGGTCGACCTGGCAGACTTCACGTCCAAGCTGGCAATCGAAAACTCGACCGGTGGAGGATACCAAGACTTTGCAGAGGACAAGGAGGGTAACACCTACGTCCCCTCAGTCTTCCACGTACCCGCCATCGCCAAGGTCACCAAGGACGGCGAACTGTCGAGCTGGTACATTGGCGAGCCGAGCTCATCCAGCAAGTACATGTACCTCGGCATCATCTTCCACGAGGCCTCCAACAAGCTCGTCATCACCGCTCCCTACCTCGGCACCTTTCTCTCCTTCGACGTTGGCTCGTCCAGCCCGGTGCCCACCAACGTCAGCATGACCTGGCCCACGGACGGCTCCTACACCGCCAGCGACCTCGAGTGCGACGGTCTGCTGAACCCGACCCGCTACAACCGCGATGTCCTGCTGTGCTCTGAGAACGGGCTGCAGGCCATCACTCTGTGGGCGTCCAAGGATGGCTTCGCTTCGGCAGAGTACATTGGCAAGGTTATGGACAACTCGACGACTGATATCGCGACGTGGGGGTCGCCGACTGCTACTGTGCAGATTCAGAACAGCATTTACATCTCGCACGAGTACTTCCACGACCTCAATGAGTTTGATGTCGCGGGCAACCGTTCGACATTCCCGTTTGTGGATGCCACCGCCGACTTTGACAAGTTGGTTTTGGCTGCTGGTTACAACGTCACTGACTGCTAGGAAACAGAACAAGAGAAAAGTTCGTAGCTTAGAAGTGACTCAGAAGTTGAAATTTGACGAATAAACAATACGTTGATGAACTTGGATTCTTGTGCCTATTTCCCCCCTCCAGTGTTCTCAATGAGATGTGCCCTGAACGCCTGGAACTAGATGAAAATTAAGTCGTTAAATCAGTGATCTGTATGGTGGTTCCAACAGCAACGCATCCAAGTCGCCACATTTAAGATAGTCTAGACTTGTCTCTTTCTTGACATGTTCGCAATCAGTATGTTGCACCATTTCTCAGCTTCATCTTCTCGACCAGCCGAGTGATAGAGGTCAATGAGGTTCCGTATGGCTCTCAGCGATTGGTGCTTGTCTTGTCTCTGAAAATGCTCGGCTGCATGCTCATATGCCTTGCACCCATACGCGACAGCCTCGTCAACCGAACCAGTCTGATAGCATAGCCGAGCCATGACTTCGTAGTGAGAGAGCTCCAAAAGAAGCCATGGTCTCTCGGGATTACCCTTGTTGTCCTGAATCAGAGAGTGTGCGCGTGCCAGTTCTTCCTTTGCCAGCTCATATTCCTGTTCCCATGAATAGATCCCGGCCACTACCGAGAGACATTCACAGGAGCTTTGGTAATTTCCTTCTGCAAAGTGTGCTTCGCTGGCTGCAGTGTACTTGGATAGGATCTCGCCAAACTGGCTTATGTCTGTCTCACCCGGTTTGTCCAGAATATTTGACGTCGAGCCGAGAGCTAGTGCTACCACTCTGTTCAGGATCCCCTGTTGTCCTTTGAGAAGCTGAACACTACTGCCAGCCATCATGCCGAGGGTCGTAGCACGAAGTTCAAGTGACAGGCACCTGAATCTGCTCCATACAAGAGCAAGGGGGTGTTGAGGACCCAATACCGTTTCGTGCATCTTGTGGATGAAAGCAACAACATGGACGGATATCGTAGGCCCAAGCTGCATGGCGCGGTAGGACAGGATGTAAAAGAGAAGCGGGTCTTGCTCTTTTATCGCGTGACCGAGCGAATCGAGGCCATTGTTCAAGGCGCGAAAAGCAGCCTCTAGCTTGTTCGTCCCCAATAAGGTAATTGCATTATCCAGATCGGTACGCATTTCAATGACCCGTAATTGGCCGAACTCATCGTCGAATCCATGTATCATATCCTCCTCTATTGCCCACCCGCCTTCCAAACCCCCTTCAAAATAGCCCTTGAAGATCCGTAGCATTTCTTCAGGTAGCCGTACTTCAGGAGGCCCACCTATGAAAGCGGGAAGTTCAAGAGATGGCGAGGGTGTCCGGCAAATTATGTCGAGGCCTGCATTAGCGGGAGTCTTAGCGGAGGCACGAAGCTTGTGGCGCAAATCGGGACGTCTCTCCAAATAACGTGCAACTCTTTCCCAATGGACTCGCTGGTTTCGAATGTAGAACTCTGTTTTCTTTCCCATAGCTTCGCGCTCTCCTTTGAGCTGGGCTATATGCAAGGCCTCAGACTCCTTGAGCTTCTTCTCGAGCCCCCAGCTACGAAGTCGAGTCTTGTACATTCTTTCACTTCAGATATCGTTAGCTCCTCGCTTGATACGTATGCAGTGCTCTCAGGCGAAGCTCACGTGGCATGAAAGTTGTAATCACGCTCCATCATCAGCTTAACTTGCTTCAACGGCCTTCTATCATCCTGGTAGAGTTTGGTAATGATCGAACGGTGGCAGTCCCAGACTTCCTCTGTGGCGTAAGTCTTCCCTGTGACTAAGTGCGTCTCAACATCGCCCCGGGTACCCATAGCGTGGTAAACAAGCCAAGTTTAGTGCATTCAATAGTACTTATGACTTAAGTGTAGCCAGTTTCTTGACAGGACCCAGTGGCTTTTGCTCGGTGCTCGGGAAGGGTATAAAACAGGAGCAGTGGTAGAATCGCTCCCTTGGCAAAAGGAGGTCGTCTTGGCGTTATGGAAGCTACTAAGAGCTATTTAGGCGCGTCTTCGATGGCCAAGAACAAAAGGACTTCGCATATCTGATCAAAGGTGCGGTCGAAGTATAGCAGTCATCAATCATTGGGGGCACTTGACCGTTGGCCGTGTATCTGGTCACATTTGGCACGATTCTGCATGGTGGGATTTCATCCTGGTCACTTCAAAGGTGTATCGCTCCATACCAGGCCGGACTCGGCCCGAGATGCGAACCTCCCTCGGGCCTTCCTCCACAACTTAGATGGCCAGTTCTCAGACGAATGCACAGTCTGAACAGAAACATTAAAACTTGTCCAATGTCACTCTTGCTACCGATAGAAGCTTTTTCGTAACTGCGTATGGACTTTGCTCTTCTCCCAACTGTCATTATTTTGTTTCCTTTGATCCATGATATCGTTTTCCTAGGAAGGGCAGACCTCTTGACTAAATGGACGCGCACCCCTGTAACCAACATCCTCGATTTCAGGTGATGGTTCTATCACATTTCATTGGTTTAGGACAAAAAGACTTCGCATCGATAAGTGGAACTCGGATATCAACCCCGGTTATGCATGTTCATCCCAAATCCAGATCGGTCATTTATCTGCTAGCCTGATTTCATCACTTAAATTACAGAAAAGAATTCTTGGACTGCAATTAGCTTCCACCAACTACAATATCTTCTAACCCTAGGAAAGGTCCTTATTCAGACTAAACACCGGCGGCTCTTGTCAGGGCTGACGTGAGAAACATTATCCGCCTTGCCGCATGCGTGATACCCTCGTTTACTGGGGGCGAAGTACCACAGCCTTCTTCTGTGTTACAGGTAATGATGCGTGTACCGCCTTATTTCCATAAATGCGCCAGCCTGCTGATCAACCATGGCGTTCTGATACGTTATGATTCAGAAAAGGATGAAATGGATGCAGGATTGAGGGTACAAAGGTTCAGCTGGGACGATCTTTACTCCTGGAAGAAGCAGTTCAGGTGCAGAACGCCTGAAAATGGCGAGCCTGATTGTGACGAGGCAAGGTTGCGGAGTATCTTTTCAGCCCCCGTCGTTTCATATGAAGTTAAGATGGATATGATTGACATTATGTAGCCTGCTGATCAGGTAATCCCCAcgaatattaactttatgcAGTCAAACGGTACAGGCAGCACTGGAGTTGAAGTGCTCTGTTGTGGAACGGAAGCTGGCAATACTATTTGGGCCGAGCCTTGTCACCCATGCAGAGTATTACAAATAGTTGGGATCGATCTCGGCGCCGGGAATGATGGAATAGGCTTGCACATAATCCAGAGGTGCGCCCTCGTCTTGTTTTTCTGGACTTTCACTCTTTCTTGTTCTCAAATTGCTGTTATGTCACAAGCTATAACGCTCCCAAAACGAAAGTAGCCCAGCAAATATCACGCCGTCGTGCCAATGGTCTCTGCGCAGACTTATAGCACCCTTGAGGTAGACCCTCGTCGACCAGAGGCCGGACTCGAGGTACATCATGATCAAGGAGTAAATGCCTGGGATACCGAGAGTCGGTACCTTCAACGAACGTCAGACATATACAAGAAGCAAGATCAGCAAGGCCACGACCAGCCCTTTCCCCAGCAACACGACGACTCAACGACCAAGCCTGAGCGGAAAGATACCATCTGTGGCCTTTCGCGGCGAGTATTCATCATAGTGCTGGTTGCCAGCCTTGTAATACTTATTGGCGCCATCGCTGGTGGTGTTGCTGGAGGTGTGCTTAGTCGTCGGAGTACTGCTAAGAGTACTTCGCATTGCATCCTAAGTACCTCGAGACTTGCAGCAGCTAACCGAACAAGCGGGGGAATCGATCAAAGAACGGTTTTCTTCCAAGATGCTACCGGGGCACTGATCGCACGGATCCTACGGGAACCTTCAACGGAGTGGGCGACCACTAATCTTACTCTCAAGTTCCAATCCACAACCAACGCTATCAGTATTCCTCGCGGTGCTCCGATGGCAGCGGTAGCCTGCGCAGGGTACGGTTGTGGCGAAACTAGGCTATTTTACGTCGCAACCGATGGATTCATACACGACGTCAAGGAAGGCGAGAGTACTCAATGGAATTCTGACGGTTCGGTCGTTGATGCCAGGATTGGCCCTTTGCCCGGTTCACAACTTGCGGCAACGTTCACCCAACGACTACCAGACGAGACTGAGCGGAAGGATAGCAACGCCGAACGACAAAACCGGCTCATCGCATACCAAGGGCTGAATGGGAAGGTTTATGTCGCCAACGACACCAACACATACGCCAACCCTCAGCCATTAGAATTCATGCCCAACTGGACAACGAATACCAGTCTTGCCATCATTGCACAATTTGGTGGCGCGGTGCTTGATGAAGCCAGTCTGGTAGCAAAGGGGCCGGGGACGGTAGATTCAGAGGTCAGTATGATAGAGGTCAGACTCGACTTAGAGACCAAGTCATGGGTGAAAGGTAAAGTACCCTCTGCTTGATCCATTGACCTTTACTCATCAAACTATGGCTAATCTCTGACTCTGTGTCCAAAGAACCTGTCGTAATAGACAACATCCTTCAATCCCAAGATTCATCATCGTCGACGGCAGCCCCTCAATTCGCTGTCACGATGCGAAGCAACTGGTTAGACACCATCTATTTGTCTCTCAACTCTGACGGAACGATGGCTGGCCGTATCATCGGTCAGCATAATGAGACGATGAGCCAGATCACACTCGAAAAGTCTGGGGGGAATCTCGCAAAATTTTCGGCCATTGCAACAACGATGGACGGGCACCTCTACGGTATTGTTGACGATACGATACGGGAGTACTCTTTCGATACATCCGATGCATCTATTTTACATCTCGACGGAATTGTCTATGACTGCTCGACAAACAAATCTTCCTAGTCGAGCATCTCTGACCAGGTACATGTTGTCAAATATATCAACTTCGGGTCGGGGGTGGGGGGTGGGAAGGCAGCACTATGAGGATGGAAGTAGATATGATTTTACTAGAAGTAAACAGTGACATTGGAGCAGATAAGGCGAGCTTAGCTGTAGTTAGGGAGCTTGTAGAAACTAGAAGGCAGCTCAGGAGGTTATACAGTACTTGTTCACTAGGCTCAGGTCTGGTGACTGTAATGCCTGACGTGTTTATAATAAGTGTCGTCAAGTCTTGGCTGGGAGACTTGAAGTATTCCAAATTCCATGCTGCTGCAGTTCAATCCATTGGTCGCACAGTAACTACTATTGCCAATTTATATCAAGCTGCAAAAACCGACTTCATCCGCCTCCAACATTCGCTCTTCACCGCGGTGTGCTCATCAGTTGTCCTCAACACCGCATCACGGTTCTCCACAGCCCTGCGCAGTAAGTACGCCAAGCATTCACTCATGGTGCCCCAAGTAGAGCACTTGTATACAGCAGGGCTCTCCATTCCTGCACTCTTGGTCTGTAGCAACGAGAAGCTGACTTGGTTCGACATACCGTGAAGCTGGCCAAAGGATATCGGGACGGTGGGCATACCATTCTTGACACGGTCTTGGTGCAGCTTTAGGGAGGCGAAGAGGCTCTCCTTGTTATGACTGGCCAAGAACAGATCAACTGGCGGGAAGACCTTTGATGTGCCAAACTCGCCAATGCTGCGCTTTACAGCCCCTTGGGAGATGTAGTTGTACGCATGATCAGTATCCTCCTTGGTGTCGTGGATCATTGACCTGTTATCGGAGAGGATGTAAGCTCCCCTGACCAGTTTGAGTCCGAGGGTGAACCCGTCCTTGGCAGCTTCGGCGAGATGGTTCGTGACGTTATCGGGTGTGTGCTTGAGGTAGGCCTGGTAAGTGTTGTAGATGGATGCAACGCCATCCGTGTTGAAGCGACGCATGAGTTCGAGTGTCACCCTATCGATGGTCTTCTGGAAGTGTGTTGACTCGGCATCGACGATGATCTTGATACCCTTCTCCTTGCATATCGTCGCTATCTCAGTCAAAGCATCTTGCATCTGCTGTGGCGGTAGTTCATTGTTGGCGAACGAGGTGGTCACGGCACGGCCGGCACCAGTCAGCCTAAGACATGATTAGTATTTCTGACACAAGATTGCATGAGAATTGTCTTGTCTTACTTGATGGCGAGATAATCACCCTGCTCAATCTGCGCAGCAGTCTCAAGGGTACCCTTCTTCCACGACTCAATATCCTCATCAAACCCAGCCGCCGACGCACCAACAAGCTTCCCATGCTCGACAGAAGACTGCGTCAAGTGATCAAACACAGTCTCTTTAGCATACGTGAGAATCACCCCCCTGAACCCCAAATCCTTGAGACTCTGCACAGTCGCCTTAGTCTCCTGCGGCGTCTCGCCGGTACAAAACTGGTCATAAAACGTCTTTCGCAAAATCTTGTGCAAGACGGGGTTGCGATCGACGTCGAACAAGATCGTCCGCCCCGGCTTGGCGAGGAAGGATAAGGTTTTGAGTGCGGGGATGAGGAGGAAGCGGTTGGAAGAGATTGTGGTAACGAGGAGGGACCGCAGGAGCGTGCCTGTCGGCATGCCGGACAATGGGAACCCATCGACGGCCTTCCTCTTTGTCTTTGTTGGTGATAGAGCCGGCTTCAACGTCAAGGGAGTTGTGTCATTTATTGCGGCGTGTGGTGAGTTGGCGGCGCCGAGTGACTGTCTTGGCTCTGTCGGTTTCCCGTAGGCGCGCTTATCCGATCTGACGGCTATCGTGGTACCCCACGGTCGCCTGGCGGCGAAGAGTCCCAAAGAGGACTTCATCTTTTGGCGTAGGTGCACGGCCGTGTCTCTGATTGTGGTGTGATGGAGGAGTTGATGGTTGCAGGGCTATGAAGAGAGTACTTTGAAATGTGAAGAGTTGTACTCATGGACTTGGTATCTAAGTAGGAGGAAGCGGCATAAGGATTGCTCTAAATGCTCAATTTCTATCGCACCGGATCGTGCCGTTTCGGAGCTATGCCCATCCAAACACCACCGCAATTAGCCTAGCATAGTCCGATCCCCGGAACCAGATGCATGGTGATCCAGTGTATGTACAAGCGGCCACGCTTCAGTCTTGGACGCCCATGGCGAAGAGAGTGATTCGCTGCCAGTTGACAAACTCTATGCCAGTCCGCAAGTTCGGGCGTCCTCGACGCTCGACGGCCACAACGGCACCAAAGCCAACTGGCTATCGGATACGTGTGTCGTTGGCTGCCGTGGGCCGCAGCGAGCGGGCGTAGATAAGCTACGGCTCGTCCGTGAGGGGAAGCGCACGTGGCGTAGGTTGCTATTACCCCATCCGGGCAGCACTCAGTACGAGGGACCGGAGACGACTCCGTATCGGACCCACTTACCGGGCACCCCTCCGATACGACCCCACCATCTTTTCAACATCACCCCGAGGGCTCTTATCAGGTCCCCCCGCCTTCCCCTTTTATCATCGGGGCATCGTACTTGATCTGCCGGTATGGCATCTTATCTTCGCCCCGGGCTAAAGACGGACCGAAATAGTTGCGACCTGCAAGTTGTTTTGACGAAGATACTACCCACCATCTTCTGTATTGGAGCAATAATGCTGAAGCAACTTCATTATGGAACTGGCATTTCGTATCAAGAGATTTGCCGGCAACCTCTGGTCTCGAAATGGAGTGGAATAGACGAGCGATACGATTGCCAAGAAGTTTGGGAAGGAGTAGTTCCATGCTCATTGCTCCCATTGATCGAGTTTCAACGCCCGGCGTAAACCCGCGCCCCCAGTGACGTCGATCCCAACTCACCAACAGTCGCTAAGTATCTGCGTAGCAACGCTCTGATACCAACATCCTGAACATTTCCTAGGATTCTGATAAGGATGGCCTTGCCGGTGCACCATTCGAGAATGGGGGGTTGACGCAGTTCAGGGGCACAAAATCGCGTGCAAGGATAAAGATGGATTCACTCGGGCGAAAATTGCTTTAAACGGGCGAAAGCCGCGTAGGTTCTGGAGGGCTTTTTCGAGAATATGTAGATCAATTGACTTTCAACAGAAACACTTCGTAAACATTTCCCAGAATGACTGTagaagagaagaagctcGATGCCAGCGAAGCGGCCGTCCAGCCCACGTCTAGCAATGGCGAGGGCGAGAGCGAGCCACAGCATCGGCAGTTGTCCAGAGCGCTTAAGGGTCGGCATATGCAGATGATTGCGATCGGTATGTCACTCACCACGGAAGCCATTCAGAGTCTAATCAGATCCCCCTTCCTCGCAGGAGGTTCTATCGGTGCAGGTCTCTTCGTCGGGACAGGAGGAGCATTGAGAACGGGAGGGCCGGCTGCTCTTGTAAGCATCGCGAGACCAATATTGTCAACCGACTCGAAGAGAAACTCAGTAGTCTGCAGCTCATAGGTTTCATCATCATTGGTTGTATGATGATGTGTACCGTCCAAGCTCTCGGAGAACTTGCAATCATCTACCCAGTCAATGGTGCTTTCTACGAATATGCTGTTCGCTTCATTGATCCGGCCTGGTGAGCTTCTCTTCGAATACATAACCAGATAGAGATTTCTAAGCCAGTTTCTGACACCTTGCCAGGGGCTTTGCAATGGGATGGGAGTACTCCATCGGATGGATGGTCACCCTTCCCTTCGAAATCACCGCCGCTGGCATCACAATCGAGTTCTGGAAGAGCAGAGAAGAAGTCAACCCCGGCGTATGGTGCGCCGTCTTCATGTCACTCTTGATCATCATCCAAGTCTTTGGAGTGCGAGGATACGGCGAAGGCAAGGCTCACTTGACTTCATAAAATCTCCCAAATGATCTCTCCCTAACTCTAACTTTCAGTCGAATTCATCCTCGCTATCGTCAAGATCATAGCATGCATCGGCTTCATCGTCCTCGGCATTATCATCAACGCCGGCGGCGTACCCACAGACCCTAGAGGCTACATCGGCGCGCAATACTGGCACAACCCAGGCGCCTTCAGGAACGGCTTCCAAGGATTCTGCTCCGTCTTCGTAACCGCCGGTGAGTTCCCCTCTTTCTATCACACCACCGACCCCCAGATCCATGTCAAATTCTATGATAGTTCGGGCACTCTGAACTAAGCAAACGAATCTCAGCCTTCTTCTTTGGCGGGACCGAAATGGTGGGCCTCGCAGCCGCTGAAGCCAAGAACCCGCGCAAGACCCTCCCGAAAGCTACCCGCCAAGTCTTCTGGCGCATCGCCCTCTTCTACATCCTCAACATCTTCATCATGGGCCTCATAGTCCCCTCTGACAGCGACGTACTCCTCGGCGCCAGCGGGGCAAACACAAAGGCGTCCCCCTTTGTCTTGGCCGTCCAGCTTGCCGGGATCCAGATCCTCCCTCACATTATCAACGGCGGTACGTCTAGCCTATGCCGCGTCTCTTCCTCATCTTCCTTTTCAACTACCTTTCCTCGTGCATGATCTTAACCCTCCGAGCTGCTGTCTGACACCTGCCAATCGAAGTAATCACCTGCGCCGTCATCTCCGTCGCAAACAGCTGCACCTACGGCTCAACCCGCGTCCTCCAAGCCCTCGCCCAATCCGGCCGCGCCCCCTCCATCTTTGCCAAGATCGACAAGTCCGGCCGGCCCATCTACTGCGTCGCGCTGCAAGTCGCCTTCGGCTTCATCTCCTTCATCACCGTCGCCGCCGACAGCAAGACCGTCTTCAACTGGCTTCTCGCCGTCACGGGCCTCTCGGGCCAGTTCGCGTACGCGAGCATCATGATTGCGCACATTCGCTTCCGCAAGGCGTGGAGGGTGCAGGGGAGGAGTACCGAAGATATACCATGGAGGTCTGCGCTGGGTGTGGTGGGGAGTTATGTTGGTGTGTTTCTGGTTTGTTGTTCGCTTGCTGCGACGTTTTATTCTTCGCTTTTTGTAAGTCTGCAGATCCCGTTCCCTGTTTCAAGCGTTGTTGACCATGTTACTAATACTCGAACAGCCCGTCGGAGGGAAGCCGAGCGCCAAATCTTTCTTCCAGGGATACTTGGCTGCTCCCATCACCATCTCTCTCTTCTTGTTTTGGAAGGTCTACACCAAAGATTGGGGGTTCGGCGTCGACTTGCACAGCGTTGATCTCGACATGGGAAGGCGGCCCGAGGAGGAGCTTGATGATATCTACGAAGGGaccgagaagaagaagaatgtTTGGAAGCGGGGCTTGTCGGTCATCTTTTAGACCAAGTCAATGGCTTCCCTTGATGACGCGCCCGAGATTTCATGTCCAATGTATGATCAGGACGCCTACTGATGTTCGAACTTTTGAAAGGTAGCACAAGAGTGAATGCATGCTTTTGTGCTCTCTATGGGCACAGGCCTCAGATCTTATTCTGTAAAGCTCTCTACCTAAGGGACCCCATGTGATTTTCTGATAAGGCAATGCCGGCGACCTCCTTGACCAACAACTTTAGACATCATTTGGCTTTGCTTCTCAAGTCTTTATGCTCACAGCATTATCCTGACTCCAAAGTCTGAGAGGCTATGATGCTCAGGCTGTCGCTGCGCCGAACGAAAGCCCCATATAGACCATTGTCTTTCTGGATCATCATCAGCCTTGAAGCATATCCGCTCTTGATATCTGAAGCAAGTCCTGTGACAAATGCGACTGAATGGCATTCAACTAGTTGGTCGATGGGCCATGTCAATCCTTGGTCAATATCCCTGGCCTAATTGCAAAGGCAGCTCTGCTAGAGACCCTTACACTTCCCCCAAAGATGGCTTCAGCATCCGCCTTCAAAAGTACAATCATGATGAAGGGTTACTTCATTTCTTGTGCTTAAGCAGGCAGTGACGGCCCCATTTCCGCTTAAATTGCTCCGGGACGAACGGAAGGTTGGGCACGTAGAGTGCTCTGGCCAAAACATGGGTATTCTCCGCATCCAAGAAGGGGATACACTTGACAATCTCCCAGTTTTCTTGATCGGCGATGTAGTCTGGCTCGTTTGGAGGCAGGGGAGCGGTTCGTTCAGGATATTGTGTGTCCACCATGAAGCCACAGAATCTCTGGTCAACGTATTTGCCCATATCCTCTTGGTTTCTGTCGTTCATGCCATTCGTCGGCATCCAGGTACCGCTCCAGAAACCGAATCCAGTGCGAGCCTCGGAGAATTCACCTGGGAGCAAGCCCCTGAACTCTGAGCGAACGAACTTTGCGTGCATATCGCGAGGCAGGAAGTAGGATGACGGGAAGCGATACCATTCCTTGCCGAAGCAGACGTTGTCGCCACGCACACCAAGGCCTTGTTGACCGCTGACGCCAGCTCCGAGAGGCTTGTACAGACTCAACGGGGCAGAGTAGGCAGACCAAATGCCGTACACTCGGGAAAGACTGATATCGAATGACAGAAGCAGGGTGATGGTGACTAAGGACAGCTTGAGCTTGGCAGGGATCTTGCCAATGAGGGTCTTTGGATCGGAGTTGCCGAGCGCAGTAAGAACAATGTGCAATGACATGGCTGCGTTCAAGGCAAGGAAGGGGTACGCAGGGTACATGAAACGCTCTTCCTTGTGAGGTTGAAGAGTGAATATGCCGAGCCACAGATAGAAAGGCGAGATGAAGACCAATGCACGAAGACCGGTCTGGAATCCCTGGCCAGAGGGAGAAAGGATCTTCTGCAGCAAGAACAGAGGCAGGCAGACGAGCGCAAGCGCGAACCAGATGTTGAAGTTCAGGGTCAGGTTGCGGAAGTAAAAGGTCCAAGGTTCTGTGCCGTACAGTTCAGGGCCGCCGGTCTCCGAGAAGATGTTGTACTTGACAATGTTCCAAGCTGCGACCTCGATTTTCTTGTAGAAGAAGGTATTGATAACGCCGTCGAAGAACTAGGTGGTATTAGACAATGATTGGTTACGAATGAATCAGTACGCCAACTTACAAGAACGATGAGGCCCGCAACGACGCCCCTCACCACGCGCATGATAGCTTCAATCAAGCGGTCCGTATCACTCAAGGCAGCGAAGAGAGCCTCCTCAACGAGGAATGGCGCGCAGATTGCCGCGGCAAAGGGCCAGCCCACCACCGCACCGACAGCAAACCAAAAGATGCCTTGAGCGGTCTTGAGACCACCCCGCCAGTTCATGAAGGACGAAGCGCCCAGCATAGCCATGTACATGGCAAAGCTGGAGGGCAGATAGGCAGTGCTTGCGTGGAAGTTTCCAGGGCTGAAGACG
This is a stretch of genomic DNA from Colletotrichum lupini chromosome 10, complete sequence. It encodes these proteins:
- a CDS encoding proline dehydrogenase, translating into MSTTLHISKDTAVHLRQKMKSSLGLFAARRPWGTTIAVRSDKRAYGKPTEPRQSLGAANSPHAAINDTTPLTLKPALSPTKTKRKAVDGFPLSGMPTGTLLRSLLVTTISSNRFLLIPALKTLSFLAKPGRTILFDVDRNPVLHKILRKTFYDQFCTGETPQETKATVQSLKDLGFRGVILTYAKETVFDHLTQSSVEHGKLVGASAAGFDEDIESWKKGTLETAAQIEQGDYLAIKLTGAGRAVTTSFANNELPPQQMQDALTEIATICKEKGIKIIVDAESTHFQKTIDRVTLELMRRFNTDGVASIYNTYQAYLKHTPDNVTNHLAEAAKDGFTLGLKLVRGAYILSDNRSMIHDTKEDTDHAYNYISQGAVKRSIGEFGTSKVFPPVDLFLASHNKESLFASLKLHQDRVKNGMPTVPISFGQLHGMSNQVSFSLLQTKSAGMESPAVYKCSTWGTMSECLAYLLRRAVENRDAVLRTTDEHTAVKSECWRRMKSVFAA
- a CDS encoding amino-acid permease inda1; amino-acid sequence: MTVEEKKLDASEAAVQPTSSNGEGESEPQHRQLSRALKGRHMQMIAIVNGAFYEYAVRFIDPAWGFAMGWEYSIGWMVTLPFEITAAGITIEFWKSREEVNPGVWCAVFMSLLIIIQVFGIIACIGFIVLGIIINAGGVPTDPRGYIGAQYWHNPGAFRNGFQGFCSVFVTAAFFFGGTEMVGLAAAEAKNPRKTLPKATRQVFWRIALFYILNIFIMGLIVPSDSDVLLGASGANTKASPFVLAVQLAGIQILPHIINGVITCAVISVANSCTYGSTRVLQALAQSGRAPSIFAKIDKSGRPIYCVALQVAFGFISFITVAADSKTVFNWLLAVTGLSGQFAYASIMIAHIRFRKAWRVQGRSTEDIPWRSALGVPVGGKPSAKSFFQGYLAAPITISLFLFWKVYTKDWGFGVDLHSVDLDMGRRPEEELDDIYEGTEKKKNVWKRGLSVIF
- a CDS encoding Alg9-like mannosyltransferase encodes the protein MPPKAAPRPREFVHPEAGHARKKPPSAFAIEPISAFYCFLIANIISALFAPIQDCDETFNYYEPTHYLSHGYGLQTWEYSPTYAIRSWLYVGEFFFIRYVLAFGCALCQTLLFRVISLTLNARIGLFFILATVFSPGNFHASTAYLPSSFAMYMAMLGASSFMNWRGGLKTAQGIFWFAVGAVVGWPFAAAICAPFLVEEALFAALSDTDRLIEAIMRVVRGVVAGLIVLFFDGVINTFFYKKIEVAAWNIVKYNIFSETGGPELYGTEPWTFYFRNLTLNFNIWFALALVCLPLFLLQKILSPSGQGFQTGLRALVFISPFYLWLGIFTLQPHKEERFMYPAYPFLALNAAMSLHIVLTALGNSDPKTLIGKIPAKLKLSLVTITLLLSFDISLSRVYGIWSAYSAPLSLYKPLGAGVSGQQGLGVRGDNVCFGKEWYRFPSSYFLPRDMHAKFVRSEFRGLLPGEFSEARTGFGFWSGTWMPTNGMNDRNQEDMGKYVDQRFCGFMVDTQYPERTAPLPPNEPDYIADQENWEIVKCIPFLDAENTHVLARALYVPNLPFVPEQFKRKWGRHCLLKHKK